The Argentina anserina chromosome 5, drPotAnse1.1, whole genome shotgun sequence genome includes the window ACATGGCTTATACTTACACATACGTTCGATATTAATtgaatatattaaaataacatgCATACGTACGTGGGAAAGAATAAATTATACATACACAAACGTTCAATTTACAGTATAAAAAATAATAGCGACTTTATTGAATAAATGCTTGAGAATTACAGATATATCAACACCAAAAATTAGAAAGCAACATACTGCCATGTCTTTTGGCACTAACTATTACAATGTAATGTATCAATGATACGATACATTACGTGTTTATTATCAGAaagcaagaaaaataaataaactaatTAAAAGACAAACATTTGAATGCGATTATGATTAAATGGATGAGGCGGGCAATTAGACCATGTTCTCAGCTGGTTGCATTTCAATGGCAGGCAGCTTCTTATTGTCATCATCAAGCTCTTCAACTTCTGCAGGTTTGCTATTGCGGTAGTATATCCCATATATAATCAATTGAATTGCTCCAAGAATAAAACCGAGACCGTTGCTGAGAAGAATGAAGTAGTCTACTTTCCCTATAAGAGCATAGGACGCCCAGCAAGCACCGTTCAGAGTGTTGCAAAGAGAGAGCCAAGGTGTCATGTATTCCACACTCTTTGTTTTGATGACTTTCTTCACGATGAACAAAGGAGACATGTACATGATGACATTGAAAATATCACAGATGATTCCAACAATGAAAACCCTCATACGTCGATCCAAAAGCATCTTATGAACTGGTATCCAAATCATAGTTGGAGCCGCAACAATCGCAAAAATAACAACTGCTGCTGAAAAATATTTAGCAACcgttcttcttccttctttcgAAGCATAATAGCAGAATATGGCAAGATATATTAGCTCCATGATCAGCCCCGCTCCATTGATAGTCACTACTAGAATACTGTTTGGATTAACAAATGGCATTCCGTAGAAGCACCATAACAAACAGTTCAACACCGTACAAAGGTAAGGTTTTGGATCAAAACTTTCGACATCTTTCTTCTGGTATATTGTCTTGAATGTAGGTACTGGAGAGAGGAAAAGACATGCAGAGATTACGTTCCCTACGACTCCCAGAGTGGTTCGGGTTCGACCCGAATGTGCGTTCCCCATCTTCAAAAGCCTTGgaatgaaagagaaaaaaaatacttgtGTTAATTTGCTGGAAGTGAAGGAGAGATATCGGGTAGTGAATGGATGAGATTTTGAAGAAGTGAAGGCTGCTATTTATAAGAaaattatgtctctaaatgaaGCTCTATATTTGTTCTACTAGTAATGGGATTCTCATTCTAAATGTAATGTGATTCTCGTC containing:
- the LOC126795874 gene encoding bidirectional sugar transporter SWEET7b-like, which gives rise to MGNAHSGRTRTTLGVVGNVISACLFLSPVPTFKTIYQKKDVESFDPKPYLCTVLNCLLWCFYGMPFVNPNSILVVTINGAGLIMELIYLAIFCYYASKEGRRTKVIKTKSVEYMTPWLSLCNTLNGACWASYALIGKVDYFILLSNGLGFILGAIQLIIYGIYYRNSKPAEVEELDDDNKKLPAIEMQPAENMV